The Branchiostoma lanceolatum isolate klBraLanc5 chromosome 1, klBraLanc5.hap2, whole genome shotgun sequence genomic sequence TCTTATGTTAAAGCCCTCTCTTGTGATGATATTGACCCACCTCAGAGTTTGTTCCAACAGCATTTTCCTTTGTGCCATTTTCACTATAACCATTCTTACAAATTCTTTAGAGGGAGACATTCATGTAATTCATGTGAAAAAAGAATGCTAACTTCTGACCATGTAAAAGTCTTtaattttacaaatgttaatAAGTATGAAGCAGAAAAAGCAGGTATTTGTAATATTGATAAGCTTAATAATGATTCTATTTTATGCAATCAATGTTATTTGGTAATTAGAAAAGTTCACACATTACATCCTCCTCCACCTTTGAGTTTAAATGATATGCTAAAAAATCTAAGTAGTTATGAAATTAATGATTTTGCAAGTCCTTCGGagtttattttgaataaagttgcTTTATACGTTTGTGAAAAATTCATAGATAATAAGGCTTTATTGCTGGTTGAAGCCCATGAAATGTATCTTAAACTTCTTCATGATAATTggaatcacatttgtaaaaccttctgTATTCTGTCTGGAGAGAGATATTTTCAATTTGAATCAAAATGGCTTTTAATTGGTTTAATTGATAAACTCAGCCCAAATATAATTTTCTCAAAACTAAATAACACTAAACAGAGCTTGCTAATCAGAAGCCCCAACATTGATTTGGAAAATGCACTACACCATGCATTATTTTCTTTAAGAATATTACAAACAACCTCTCCTTCCTCTTCCAATCTTCCTAAACAATGTTTTCCTTCTGAATCAGTTTCCAGCACAAATGCCTCTGACTtttgtcatatttcttttgaaatgAATCATCTTTTAAGGAAGCAGGCTGAAcgttttatgcaaaaatatatgCAGCATCCTTTAGAAATAAACTCTGTTAATTTTTTGGACATGGTAAATTCTTTTGACCCTATCCTTTGGAATTTTATCTGTATGGTCACAGCATCACAGTCTGAGAAGCAAGCTGTTGTAAATTGTATGGCCACAGGAAGTCCAtatattgacataattaatgaaaatgaTTTAGCTGTAAAAGGAAAAATGACAAAGCgcatatttgcattgttttgtttactgTTCATTGTTTCAAATGGCCAATGTCACTACCCCCTTCAAATCATAATATCGGAAATTGTTAATTCTTATTCACATTCTTCAGAACTGCTTGATATATTGAACAAGTTTGGTATATGTGTATCAtcagatacacacacacgttTCATGACAGGGATGGTGtcaattttggaaaaaaaaggtcCCCTTGATTCTTTTGTCAAAGACAGCTTTTGTACTGTTTCGATAGATAATATAGATGTTGCATGTTCTCACGCAGTTGTCCGTCCCAATGAAAATAGGAGCTGGCATGGCACTTCTGTCATGTCAGTGCAGCCCAAACCTTCATCACTGAAAAATGCCAATTTTACAGATTGTTTTAGTGCTGTCAAAATCTATGGTGATGGACGATGTTTCTTTAGGGCTATTGCTAGTTTTCTAGATTTTAGATTGCTAACTTGCCCCCGTTTTGCCAGTGGAATTCCTAGAAATCCTATATTATATGCTGTAGAAACAAGCTTTGCTGATAGAATTAAGAGGGAAATTGTCAGTTTTGTTTTAGAAAATACTGCCATTCTAGAAAAATTACCATTAGCTATTAAGAAATCTATGTTAGAGGGTAAGAGTGgctcttttttttcatcattctcTGAACGGTCACAACATATATTGGAAAGTAAGGAATACCCAGGAACTGTTGAAATTTTTGCTTTAGCCTTTttaacaaaatcaaacattGTAATTATGCATCAGAAGGATAATACTTTTGAAAAGGGGGCAGTCATTCCTGATAGTAATTTTAAAACAGAATTTCCGTTACATCTTCTTCATGAAAGCAATGGGCCAGGCCACTTTGACCTTTTAGTTAGCAACACTTTTCTTACAACTGCAAAATCTATTGTACCTTTTGATTGTCCTAACGTAAGTATATTTTCAGTTTGGTcagaattttcaagaaaaacctTACCACCATCAGACGTTATACTTTCTTTTTCTGAAATGTTTGAACCTTTGAAGCCTACCTCTGAATGCCCCcatgaaataaacaaacctgaggacaataaaaagaaaaagttttcAGCCCGAAAAGAAATAACGCAGCAGAACATACCACAGCCTGGACACGTtaattctccttttttttcacttcaccAATCTACTTCATATCAGTCACTTTCATTTGATCAATTTGAAATTAATCAATCAGAAAATAATGAGTATTCAGCATGGTGTGACAAACATTTTTTCTATTGTTTGCAAAAGTATGTCAACTATACAAAGCAATTAACATCTAATTTCCCAGGTTTAAAATGTAAATTCTATTTGGAAGGAAATAAACAACATGAACCTTCAAACCTCACTTATTTGTACGTCCTTAATGAAATAGCAGACAAGATAGAAAACGTGAAAACAGTTGTTGACCATTTGTTCAATGTCTTTGGAGTCGGGGAAAAAATACAACATCTACTTGTTGCTGGCGATGGAAAAATTTACAATTGTTTGATCAAATTAAAGGATGATTATGGAAAAGATTTAGATTGGTTAATCCCTTTTATGGGGGACTGGCATTTACTTAAGAATTTCCAGACAGTAATTATGAAAATATACTGGGCAGCAGGACTAAAACAATTGGCAGCCGTTACACATTCTGGTGCTACACATTTATCTATCTCGAGATGCACTAATTTCAAAAGAACACATAGATTTATACTTCAATGTTGGGAGGGGATGTATCGCCATTTGATAGATGTTTTTTTGTCGTTTCGTAAAAAAtctgatttattgattgatcttCCATGTTCCTTAACCTCAAATGAAATCATTGAAAGTGTTTGTAGATTTGTCAAAGAATCGGGAAATTTTGAATCATCTCAATTTGACAGTGCTTCTTTTGTTGAACGACAAGAAATTTTACAGGGAGAGCTGGGAAATCTTCGTTCTGAGTTTAAAAGTTTCTGCGATATAATGTCAAAAAAGAACAAGGTCTTTCAGTTCTGGCATGACTTTGTGCATGGCACTTGTCTAGCCTACATAAACCTTTTCCTTTCAATAAGATCGGCAAATTGGAACCTTAGAGTAGCTTCTATAAAACACATGGTACCACTCTTTTATGCTTTTGATCATCACATGTACTCCAGACTGCTTGCAAGGCATATTGCCGACATAAATATCTTTCCGAAATCTATATTATCGGTCTTGCAGAAGGGGGGGTTTGTTTCTAGTTTAAAGGGTACtgctttttctgatgttgcTTTGGATGAATGTCACGAAATGACAATTAATAAAGACTTAAAAGATGCCATTTCAAATCCTGATCCCAATAGAATCAATCAACTTGCTTTGTTTTTACCATTTAGGGCTGAAATATTAAGAAATGTGAAATCCCAAATAGTAGAGAAttcccactcattacaaaaagaTTTATCTAAGTCAGCTATCTTTGTTGAAGAACAGTGTATAGTTAAGTATTTCAGTAAATGCCAAGAAGTAGGAATTTTCCATGATTGTCCAGAACATAAAGacctttttcaagtttttaCTGGCGAAAAAATCTCGGAGCAACAAAGTAGTGACCTTATTTCATTTTTCGAGATAGGACACACACAATATAAGGATTATGTAAAAGGAAGTATTGTTCAGGTACCTAGCACCACTTGTCcaatgagaaaaaaacaactcaaGACGTTTAATAAAGTTAAGGTCAGTCAATTACGAATTAACAAAGCCAACAAAGATAGGCAACTAGTTCTTATTTGTTTTAAAAGGCTACTTTTTTGGTCACAGACCAATAATatttctctgtctgattttttccAAGAGGGATTTGTTGGTCAATTTTTAGAACTGCCCAGAGCAATTTCAAATGCTGACGCACTTCCCTATAAAAGTAACAAATCAAATGCAACATCTTTTTTCAGAAATAGATATCCAGCTATATTTTCTTTCCTTCCACCCTCAAATGTTCAACTAGAATGTGTCATTTTAGAGGGTATGTTCCTGATAAATGTTTCTCCTTTAGGTAGTCACAAAACCTTCTTTGATTATGCTTTATTCCTTTTTAGACAGTGGATGTTACCTTTCTTCGAATCTGGTGCCAAAGAAATACATCTTTTATTTGATGATCCTAACCGTAATGGCTTTACACCTAAAGATATAGAGAGACAGCGTAGGGACACATCTATGGAATGTGACACTAACATTTTGTCAAGCATTGATAACAACACTATAAAACCAAAAGATTGGAGAAAATTTCTGGCTTATAGGCCAAACAAAAGAACTCTTTGTTCATATTTGAGTAATACACTTCTTTCAATTGTTCAGCCCTTTCTCAAAGATAACCAGCATTTTGTTACAGCTGGGGGGTTTACTGATGACAAAAGGGATATGGCCTTCATTGTTTCTAATCACACTGTCAATCCTTACCCATCGTGTCGCTCAAACCATGAAGAATCTGACACCCGTGTCTGGCTTCATGCGAAAAGCACTTCCTTCAAAAACATTCTTATCTATTCTCCTGATACAGATGTTTACCACATAGGAATGCCTCTCATTGAAATTTTGGGAAAAAATGTCTGGATTTTATTAAAGTATGGTTTCAATAGTAGGGAATTTCTTCACCTTAATGGATTGATTGACTGTTTTAGAAGAGATCCTGAATTGTTGTCTattccaaaagaaaaaaatccaatCATCATGCAGACCCTTTTCATTTGTTCTGGATGTGATTATGTATCCTACTTTGTTGGATTTGGAAAGGTTTCTTTCATGAAGGCATTTTACAAATTCTCAAACTTCATTTCAGGGGGGGAATCAGAACACACTAGTGGCTTGTTAGTTGGTAATTCCGAAGGTTTTTTTGCCTTCTGTAGACTTGTAGGAACTTTATATTTCAATAAGTATTCATCAGCTTTTATGGAATTTAAAAACCCTGATGAAATGTTTTGCAACTTTGCACAAAAGTATTCAGAAGTAGAACATATACACTCAAAGTGGCTTACAGAAATAAGAAAGAGAATTTGGGATAGATTAGAATTTGAGGATCAATCACTACCCTCTTTTGATGCACTCAAATTACATTTTGATAGGTGTATCTGGGTCTGTAAACTCTGGAGTTTATCATTAGAACAAGACATGGATCTGCCAAATATAGAGATGCATGGTTGGAAAATTGAGGACAGCATTATTAAAGTAGTTTGGGAtagtaatgaaaatatttctagagTTAAAAAAACTGTTGAGTTCCTTACACGTGGTTGTTCCTGTAAAAGTGGGTGTCAAACAAATAGATGTCTTTGCCACAAATCCAACAATGTATGTGGGCCTGGTTGTAGGTGTATCAATTGCTGCAATAGCAATTCTGTGCACAATGATTTTGAAGAAATTGATATGGTACATGAAGAAGGTGATTTGGAAGATGGAGATGAAGAAATAAGTG encodes the following:
- the LOC136433862 gene encoding uncharacterized protein isoform X1, with product MLIIVFSYSNRAIIASGPVRQWPGPWEVHYIINPCGGCYRGLATAKNEVFSHRCSVRKRKMGKLKKTKSKAKKDTLATQDEVAEIFREIKSRQVSIQKKETEKNEKKRKQERDDPVDGIHGIKSAGTSLSCKSETANNSSSTLITSCSLYLLSLSLSLILTYILTPCSSFVRYNSRIYKIPVFSPILNMTQLKQCVSKSMGVPVSLQILTNSGKSAPKNTSVAYYVCTALQNYNMIYVDAITFDLSMKGIGGGRPSDEPDLHPGRSCGPICANCKKKVNLLKDFRHPKNWSIEIKKHLDASIKDSDCICRNCERKIRRFSLGQMPIVNKERETCVLSSFDLCEEISFKTAKSITSSDLISYVKALSCDDIDPPQSLFQQHFPLCHFHYNHSYKFFRGRHSCNSCEKRMLTSDHVKVFNFTNVNKYEAEKAGICNIDKLNNDSILCNQCYLVIRKVHTLHPPPPLSLNDMLKNLSSYEINDFASPSEFILNKVALYVCEKFIDNKALLLVEAHEMYLKLLHDNWNHICKTFCILSGERYFQFESKWLLIGLIDKLSPNIIFSKLNNTKQSLLIRSPNIDLENALHHALFSLRILQTTSPSSSNLPKQCFPSESVSSTNASDFCHISFEMNHLLRKQAERFMQKYMQHPLEINSVNFLDMVNSFDPILWNFICMVTASQSEKQAVVNCMATGSPYIDIINENDLAVKGKMTKRIFALFCLLFIVSNGQCHYPLQIIISEIVNSYSHSSELLDILNKFGICVSSDTHTRFMTGMVSILEKKGPLDSFVKDSFCTVSIDNIDVACSHAVVRPNENRSWHGTSVMSVQPKPSSLKNANFTDCFSAVKIYGDGRCFFRAIASFLDFRLLTCPRFASGIPRNPILYAVETSFADRIKREIVSFVLENTAILEKLPLAIKKSMLEGKSGSFFSSFSERSQHILESKEYPGTVEIFALAFLTKSNIVIMHQKDNTFEKGAVIPDSNFKTEFPLHLLHESNGPGHFDLLVSNTFLTTAKSIVPFDCPNVSIFSVWSEFSRKTLPPSDVILSFSEMFEPLKPTSECPHEINKPEDNKKKKFSARKEITQQNIPQPGHVNSPFFSLHQSTSYQSLSFDQFEINQSENNEYSAWCDKHFFYCLQKYVNYTKQLTSNFPGLKCKFYLEGNKQHEPSNLTYLYVLNEIADKIENVKTVVDHLFNVFGVGEKIQHLLVAGDGKIYNCLIKLKDDYGKDLDWLIPFMGDWHLLKNFQTVIMKIYWAAGLKQLAAVTHSGATHLSISRCTNFKRTHRFILQCWEGMYRHLIDVFLSFRKKSDLLIDLPCSLTSNEIIESVCRFVKESGNFESSQFDSASFVERQEILQGELGNLRSEFKSFCDIMSKKNKVFQFWHDFVHGTCLAYINLFLSIRSANWNLRVASIKHMVPLFYAFDHHMYSRLLARHIADINIFPKSILSVLQKGGFVSSLKGTAFSDVALDECHEMTINKDLKDAISNPDPNRINQLALFLPFRAEILRNVKSQIVENSHSLQKDLSKSAIFVEEQCIVKYFSKCQEVGIFHDCPEHKDLFQVFTGEKISEQQSSDLISFFEIGHTQYKDYVKGSIVQVPSTTCPMRKKQLKTFNKVKVSQLRINKANKDRQLVLICFKRLLFWSQTNNISLSDFFQEGFVGQFLELPRAISNADALPYKSNKSNATSFFRNRYPAIFSFLPPSNVQLECVILEGMFLINVSPLGSHKTFFDYALFLFRQWMLPFFESGAKEIHLLFDDPNRNGFTPKDIERQRRDTSMECDTNILSSIDNNTIKPKDWRKFLAYRPNKRTLCSYLSNTLLSIVQPFLKDNQHFVTAGGFTDDKRDMAFIVSNHTVNPYPSCRSNHEESDTRVWLHAKSTSFKNILIYSPDTDVYHIGMPLIEILGKNVWILLKYGFNSREFLHLNGLIDCFRRDPELLSIPKEKNPIIMQTLFICSGCDYVSYFVGFGKVSFMKAFYKFSNFISGGESEHTSGLLVGNSEGFFAFCRLVGTLYFNKYSSAFMEFKNPDEMFCNFAQKYSEVEHIHSKWLTEIRKRIWDRLEFEDQSLPSFDALKLHFDRCIWVCKLWSLSLEQDMDLPNIEMHGWKIEDSIIKVVWDSNENISRVKKTVEFLTRGCSCKSGCQTNRCLCHKSNNVCGPGCRCINCCNSNSVHNDFEEIDMVHEEGDLEDGDEEISEEIEADEEHDLNDSEPFLSLPSEE